A genome region from Candidatus Angelobacter sp. includes the following:
- a CDS encoding response regulator transcription factor translates to MKTKILIVEDDPHILLGLEEVLRSDGFEVAVCSRGDLAVETVNRHRPSLIVLDVMLPGKSGYDICKELRAGKVGTPILMLTAKGQEIDKVVGLDLGADDYVTKPFGVRELLARIHALLRRTASPARDGRGGEPFQIGPATIDPKTFLLKRGKAVEELTARELKLLQLFHEHPGEVLSRDRLLNEVWGYNYYGTTRTLDQVIVQLRKKLGDNGGEPEHLLTVHGVGYKLAV, encoded by the coding sequence ATGAAAACGAAAATCCTGATCGTCGAGGATGATCCACACATCCTGCTGGGACTTGAGGAGGTGTTGAGGAGCGATGGCTTCGAGGTCGCCGTCTGCAGTCGCGGCGACCTGGCGGTTGAAACCGTCAACCGGCACCGGCCGTCGCTCATCGTCCTCGACGTGATGCTTCCCGGCAAAAGCGGTTATGACATCTGCAAAGAGCTTCGCGCCGGGAAAGTAGGCACGCCCATCCTGATGCTGACCGCCAAGGGACAGGAGATTGACAAGGTGGTCGGCCTTGATCTCGGCGCGGATGACTACGTGACCAAGCCGTTTGGCGTGCGCGAACTGCTGGCGCGCATCCACGCCCTGCTCCGGCGCACGGCCTCTCCCGCCAGGGACGGGCGTGGCGGAGAACCGTTCCAAATTGGCCCGGCGACCATTGACCCGAAAACCTTCCTTCTCAAGCGTGGCAAAGCGGTGGAAGAACTGACCGCCCGGGAGTTGAAACTGCTCCAACTGTTTCACGAGCACCCGGGTGAAGTGTTGTCGCGCGACCGGTTGCTGAACGAGGTCTGGGGATACAACTACTACGGCACGACCCGCACGCTCGATCAGGTGATCGTCCAATTGCGGAAAAAACTCGGGGACAACGGTGGCGAGCCGGAACACCTGCTCACCGTGCATGGCGTCGGTTACAAGCTGGCGGTCTGA
- a CDS encoding type II secretion system protein, with the protein MKSNNSRLRGRGFTLIELLAVIAIIGILAALLLPALLRSKDAARRVQCASNLRQLGIATQLYWGDNQENCFYWKTGATNGGILYWFGWMGPGAEGQRPFDVTQGVLYPYLQGRGVELCPSLNYAMAHFKLKATGAAYGYGYNLHLSAPMNAAPVNASRLRRSTETVLYADAAQVNDFQAPASRSNPMLEEWYYVSAATNLTGPNYYPNGHFRHMRRAGVVFCDGHAGLEKMVPGSLDRRLPDQFVGQLRTDVLVP; encoded by the coding sequence ATGAAATCGAACAACTCCAGGCTCCGGGGCCGCGGCTTCACCTTGATCGAACTGCTCGCGGTCATTGCCATCATCGGCATCCTTGCCGCCTTGCTGTTGCCGGCGCTGCTGCGGAGCAAGGATGCGGCGCGACGCGTTCAATGCGCCAGCAATCTTCGCCAGCTTGGCATCGCGACGCAGCTCTATTGGGGCGACAATCAGGAGAATTGTTTCTACTGGAAAACAGGCGCGACCAACGGCGGAATCCTCTATTGGTTTGGTTGGATGGGGCCCGGCGCTGAAGGCCAGAGGCCGTTCGATGTGACGCAGGGCGTCCTCTATCCCTATTTGCAGGGCCGTGGCGTGGAGCTTTGTCCCTCCCTGAACTATGCAATGGCGCATTTCAAACTCAAAGCCACCGGGGCCGCGTACGGCTACGGCTACAACCTTCACCTCTCCGCGCCGATGAACGCCGCGCCAGTAAATGCAAGCCGCCTGCGCCGGTCCACGGAAACCGTTCTCTACGCGGACGCCGCCCAGGTGAACGATTTTCAAGCGCCAGCGTCGCGATCGAATCCCATGCTCGAGGAATGGTATTACGTGAGCGCGGCCACGAATCTGACGGGCCCGAATTACTATCCAAACGGCCACTTCCGGCACATGCGCCGGGCGGGTGTGGTTTTTTGCGACGGCCACGCCGGTCTGGAGAAAATGGTTCCCGGTTCGCTGGACCGGAGATTGCCGGACCAATTCGTCGGCCAGTTGAGGACGGACGTCTTGGTCCCTTGA
- the glmM gene encoding phosphoglucosamine mutase, with translation MSQPRKIFGTDGVRGTANVEPVTAETALKLGRAAGHVFKNIAPQSRGRGRHKIVVGKDTRLSGYMLENALSSGILSMGVDVLFIGPLPTPGVAYVTRSLRADAGLVITASHNPYDDNGIKFFRPDGYKLDDNIESQVEQLVFSGDIESIRPTADAIGKAVRIDDALGRYIEYAKSSFPRGMTLEGMRIVIDCAHGAAYKSTPCVLRELGAETFVYGNQPDGMNINKDCGSMHPQQMCQKVWEHRAHIGISHDGDADRVLFCDETGKLTDGDDVMAICGLEMLAEGTLKDKTLVATVMSNAGLDAVIKEVGGRILRTAVGDKNVIDEMLRGGFNFGGEQSGHMIFRDYSTTGDGLVCALQILRIMKLKDKPLSHLARCWKRYPQLITNVTVREKVPFDQLDGVPKLVSEAEAELKKAGGRVLLRYSGTESKARLLVEGPDSGALERWSQRISEAIKKHVGA, from the coding sequence ATGAGCCAGCCCAGGAAAATTTTCGGCACCGACGGAGTGCGCGGCACGGCGAACGTTGAGCCGGTGACCGCCGAAACCGCGCTCAAGCTGGGCCGCGCCGCCGGCCACGTCTTCAAGAACATCGCGCCGCAATCGCGCGGCCGCGGCCGGCACAAAATCGTCGTCGGCAAGGACACCCGCCTGTCCGGGTACATGCTCGAAAACGCGCTGTCCTCCGGCATTCTCTCGATGGGCGTGGACGTGCTGTTTATCGGGCCGCTGCCCACGCCCGGGGTCGCTTATGTCACCCGCAGTCTGCGCGCCGACGCCGGCCTCGTGATCACCGCATCGCACAATCCTTATGACGACAACGGGATCAAATTCTTCCGGCCGGACGGTTACAAGCTCGACGACAACATCGAGAGCCAGGTCGAGCAACTCGTGTTCAGCGGTGACATTGAAAGCATCCGGCCCACCGCGGACGCCATCGGCAAGGCGGTTCGCATCGACGACGCGCTGGGCCGGTACATCGAGTACGCCAAGAGTTCCTTCCCGCGCGGGATGACGCTTGAAGGAATGCGGATCGTGATCGATTGCGCCCACGGCGCCGCCTACAAATCCACGCCCTGCGTGCTGCGGGAACTCGGCGCGGAGACTTTTGTGTACGGCAACCAGCCCGACGGCATGAACATCAACAAGGACTGCGGCTCGATGCATCCACAGCAGATGTGCCAGAAGGTCTGGGAGCACAGGGCGCACATCGGCATCTCTCACGATGGGGACGCCGACCGTGTCCTGTTCTGCGACGAGACGGGAAAGTTGACCGACGGCGACGACGTGATGGCCATCTGTGGACTCGAGATGCTGGCCGAAGGGACGCTCAAGGACAAAACCCTGGTCGCGACCGTGATGAGCAACGCCGGCCTGGATGCCGTCATTAAGGAAGTCGGCGGGCGTATCCTGCGCACGGCCGTCGGTGACAAGAACGTCATCGATGAAATGCTGCGGGGGGGATTCAACTTTGGAGGCGAACAGAGCGGACACATGATTTTCCGCGACTACAGCACGACCGGCGACGGCCTGGTCTGTGCGCTGCAGATTCTGCGCATCATGAAGTTGAAGGACAAACCGCTCTCTCATCTCGCCCGTTGCTGGAAGCGTTACCCGCAACTGATCACGAACGTCACGGTGCGGGAAAAGGTGCCGTTCGACCAGCTTGACGGCGTGCCGAAGCTCGTCTCGGAGGCGGAGGCTGAATTAAAAAAGGCCGGAGGCCGCGTGCTGCTGCGCTATTCAGGCACCGAATCGAAAGCGCGACTGCTCGTTGAAGGTCCTGATTCCGGCGCGCTGGAACGGTGGAGCCAGCGGATCAGCGAGGCGATCAAGAAGCACGTCGGCGCCTGA
- a CDS encoding CdaR family protein, producing the protein MVPRDYILHNFGWKLASVVVAVLIWLTINSNIENSFKLPETHSSATLSRPLPVTARKPPADVRGFVFTPDEVEVTIRADERVLDNLKMSDVDVCVNLLDAPDARSFRRKVVVHTPPNVVVMKVTPDEVAVERISSPESTNSVRTRN; encoded by the coding sequence ATGGTGCCGCGCGATTACATCCTTCATAATTTTGGCTGGAAGCTCGCTTCTGTGGTCGTGGCCGTCCTCATCTGGTTGACGATCAATTCAAATATCGAAAACAGTTTCAAACTTCCGGAAACCCATTCTTCCGCGACACTGAGCCGCCCCCTGCCGGTCACCGCCAGGAAGCCTCCCGCGGACGTTCGCGGCTTCGTGTTCACACCGGATGAAGTGGAGGTGACGATTCGCGCAGACGAACGCGTCCTCGACAATTTGAAGATGTCGGACGTGGACGTCTGTGTTAATCTTCTCGACGCGCCGGACGCCAGAAGTTTTCGCAGAAAAGTCGTCGTGCATACTCCGCCGAACGTGGTGGTGATGAAAGTGACGCCCGATGAAGTCGCGGTGGAGCGGATTTCGTCCCCGGAATCGACGAACAGCGTGAGAACCAGGAATTGA